A genomic region of Erythrobacter sp. SCSIO 43205 contains the following coding sequences:
- a CDS encoding conjugal transfer protein TraF: protein MTHLYRMAALALGLTALPVTSAYSQERQDTPSTTAADALYCKERKLGYWFYCVKPVPEEEPQKSEVEPVPASQELDAITSELRELKARAILYPTEANVAAYIRFQRAQLDRASLFSDVWQRAIWQDPELDYTLERPVGAVAKKQWQDARSAERDNVMARLSQRYGLFYFFSATCGPCEVMSPIVKGVADRWRITVRAISTDGGPSRHFPHYRVETNQRARLGLEGKATPALVLWDSVTKRPIPIGYGVLSADELQDRIYLLTSKEAGHDF, encoded by the coding sequence ATGACCCATCTCTATCGCATGGCGGCGCTGGCCCTGGGCCTGACTGCCCTTCCCGTGACCTCGGCCTATAGCCAGGAGCGGCAAGACACTCCATCGACCACCGCGGCCGACGCACTCTATTGCAAAGAGCGCAAGCTCGGTTACTGGTTCTACTGCGTCAAACCCGTTCCTGAAGAAGAGCCGCAAAAATCCGAGGTCGAACCGGTCCCGGCCAGCCAAGAACTCGACGCGATCACGTCCGAGCTGCGCGAGTTGAAAGCACGCGCGATCCTCTATCCGACCGAAGCCAATGTCGCGGCCTATATCCGTTTCCAGCGCGCGCAGCTCGACCGCGCCTCGCTGTTCTCCGACGTCTGGCAACGCGCGATCTGGCAGGACCCGGAACTCGACTACACGCTCGAACGCCCGGTCGGAGCGGTCGCCAAGAAGCAGTGGCAGGATGCCCGCAGCGCCGAGCGCGACAACGTCATGGCACGGCTGTCGCAGCGCTACGGCCTGTTCTATTTCTTCAGCGCCACCTGCGGGCCGTGCGAAGTGATGAGCCCGATCGTCAAAGGCGTCGCCGACCGCTGGCGCATTACGGTTCGCGCGATTTCGACCGATGGCGGTCCCTCGCGACACTTTCCCCACTACCGCGTCGAGACCAACCAGCGCGCCAGGCTCGGTCTTGAAGGCAAGGCCACCCCGGCGCTTGTGCTGTGGGACAGCGTGACCAAGCGACCGATCCCGATCGGTTACGGCGTGCTCTCGGCCGACGAGCTCCAGGACCGCATCTACCTCCTCACCTCGAAGGAAGCCGGACATGATTTCTAG
- a CDS encoding conjugal transfer protein TraG N-terminal domain-containing protein: protein MVEIFTTGGGEYIVNVLNAVASWTGAGGYKSLIQVALVMGFALAVIVVAFNQNWRAWLNWFLGATLIYMCLMVPRMDVQVTDRVNPSLAPATVANVPLGLALMASFTSQAGDYLTRSAEAVFGLPDDLNYSKNGMIYGARLLEATRSLRIADPEFAANFDEHVRQCVFYDLLLGRYSMKELSESNDIWATIAPGSAARAQKFLTRETDDSVSASIVTCREAYTALSNQWAGMIDDMTLVAGRQLYPKQTEALAKAKLIADLPVAYQYLTGISKDASSIFRQVLTINAMNQAMHGFAGASGTSSVDVFAQTRADIQTERTYSSIAHNAMKWVPILNVVLTVVFYALFPVLFPLFLMPRTGPIALRGYVTGFFYLAAWGPLFVILHMILMLKGAGDVAAAGGASGLTLATFSGMTDVNNDIGILAGYLVASIPFLAGGVARGAMAISGQATSYLNPSQNAAEEAAREASTGNVSLGNTNLDNSSVFSRQFAQGSLAPNIAYGAAQTRGIGESGTQTTGFPQAEFATVPTSSYPFTPTLGQDFSSRLSTLASESRSQSETFSNLAQQSTSSAVTRFSELRDAYTRSRSNETVSGTSTNDSIGRTFSELDNASNTLQRQFGLSRRASDDITVSWFLNGDAGVGAKAEGDVFSGSGGIKGGRNQSWTDSDIGIASEDRSRIESALSQISESQNWSSSREGFFRETSSSSEALVSSSAAGITTSLTEANSYTIEARRAKEIANRLESQASWYESANAAGTLNLSQAYREWGMAEIEGNRDYYGQVRFDDIDFQMSARGQQLQARFVESYAEGLNDEIASELVLPDAAPVAQPNTRGASGVRGSVRLGGVPNSLGDPSDGREDIAGEVNRRQNEGSRSIEQRKGRLDRTTRDARGASPEAADNVKKW from the coding sequence ATGGTCGAGATCTTCACCACCGGCGGCGGCGAGTACATCGTCAATGTCCTCAACGCCGTCGCCTCATGGACAGGTGCAGGCGGATACAAGAGCCTGATCCAGGTTGCCCTTGTCATGGGGTTCGCGCTCGCGGTCATCGTGGTCGCGTTCAACCAGAACTGGCGTGCCTGGCTCAACTGGTTCCTTGGCGCGACGCTGATCTACATGTGCCTGATGGTGCCGCGGATGGACGTGCAGGTCACCGACCGCGTCAATCCGAGCCTTGCTCCCGCCACGGTTGCCAACGTCCCGCTGGGTCTCGCGCTGATGGCGAGCTTCACCAGCCAGGCGGGCGACTACTTGACGCGCTCCGCCGAGGCGGTGTTCGGTCTTCCCGACGATCTCAATTATTCTAAGAACGGCATGATCTACGGCGCGCGCCTGCTCGAAGCGACACGCTCCCTGCGCATCGCCGATCCCGAGTTCGCCGCCAATTTCGACGAACATGTCCGCCAATGCGTGTTCTACGACCTGCTGCTCGGTCGCTATTCGATGAAAGAGCTGTCCGAGAGCAATGACATCTGGGCGACCATTGCGCCCGGGAGCGCGGCTCGCGCGCAGAAGTTCCTCACCCGCGAAACCGATGACAGCGTCTCGGCATCGATCGTCACCTGCCGCGAAGCCTACACAGCGCTCTCGAACCAGTGGGCGGGGATGATCGACGACATGACGCTCGTTGCCGGACGCCAGCTCTATCCCAAACAGACCGAAGCGCTGGCCAAGGCCAAGCTGATCGCCGATCTACCGGTGGCCTACCAATATCTCACCGGCATCTCGAAGGATGCGAGCAGCATCTTTCGCCAGGTCCTAACCATCAACGCGATGAACCAGGCGATGCATGGCTTTGCCGGAGCGAGCGGCACATCGAGCGTCGATGTGTTTGCGCAGACCCGCGCTGATATCCAAACCGAACGAACCTATTCCTCGATCGCGCACAACGCGATGAAGTGGGTGCCGATCCTCAACGTCGTGCTGACGGTCGTTTTCTACGCGCTCTTCCCGGTGCTTTTTCCGCTGTTCCTCATGCCAAGAACCGGACCGATCGCGCTGAGAGGCTATGTCACGGGCTTCTTCTACCTTGCCGCCTGGGGACCGCTTTTCGTCATCCTGCACATGATCCTGATGCTCAAAGGCGCAGGCGATGTTGCGGCAGCCGGCGGCGCGAGCGGGCTCACGCTCGCGACCTTCTCGGGGATGACCGACGTCAACAATGATATCGGTATCCTCGCAGGCTATCTCGTCGCCTCGATACCTTTCCTTGCCGGCGGCGTCGCGCGCGGTGCGATGGCGATCTCGGGCCAGGCGACGAGCTACCTTAACCCTAGCCAGAATGCAGCCGAAGAGGCGGCGCGTGAGGCCAGCACGGGCAATGTCTCGCTCGGCAATACCAATCTCGACAATTCGAGCGTGTTCTCGCGCCAGTTCGCTCAAGGCAGTCTCGCGCCAAACATCGCGTATGGCGCTGCACAGACGAGAGGGATCGGCGAGAGCGGAACACAGACAACCGGATTCCCGCAGGCGGAGTTCGCGACCGTTCCGACCTCCAGCTATCCTTTCACACCCACGCTTGGACAGGATTTCTCGAGCAGGCTGTCGACATTGGCGAGCGAGAGCCGCAGCCAGAGCGAGACTTTCTCGAACCTCGCCCAGCAATCGACCAGTTCGGCGGTCACGCGCTTCAGCGAACTGCGCGATGCCTATACGCGATCACGCTCCAACGAGACGGTCAGCGGAACGTCAACCAACGACAGCATTGGAAGAACATTCAGTGAGCTCGACAACGCGTCCAACACCTTGCAGCGGCAGTTTGGTCTGTCGCGCCGAGCATCGGACGACATCACGGTCTCGTGGTTCCTGAATGGCGATGCGGGGGTGGGAGCAAAGGCAGAAGGTGACGTATTCAGTGGTTCTGGCGGAATTAAGGGTGGGAGAAATCAGAGCTGGACGGACAGCGATATCGGGATCGCCTCGGAAGATCGCTCGCGCATCGAAAGTGCGCTCAGCCAGATTTCCGAAAGCCAGAATTGGTCAAGTTCGAGAGAAGGCTTTTTCCGAGAAACCAGCTCAAGCTCAGAAGCGCTCGTCTCGAGTAGCGCAGCGGGTATCACAACATCGCTGACGGAAGCGAATAGCTACACAATTGAGGCACGCCGCGCAAAAGAGATCGCCAATCGGCTCGAGAGCCAGGCCAGCTGGTATGAAAGCGCCAATGCTGCGGGAACTCTTAACCTCAGCCAAGCCTACCGCGAATGGGGCATGGCGGAAATTGAAGGCAACCGCGACTATTACGGTCAAGTCCGCTTTGATGACATCGACTTCCAGATGAGCGCGCGAGGGCAACAGCTGCAAGCGCGTTTTGTGGAAAGCTACGCTGAGGGCCTCAATGATGAGATTGCGAGCGAATTGGTGTTGCCTGATGCAGCGCCAGTGGCTCAGCCCAATACAAGAGGCGCGAGCGGCGTGCGCGGTTCTGTTCGCCTTGGCGGCGTGCCAAACTCTCTCGGAGATCCGTCAGACGGCAGAGAAGACATCGCAGGCGAAGTCAACCGGCGTCAAAATGAGGGCTCTCGAAGCATCGAACAAAGAAAGGGAAGACTTGATCGGACGACACGGGATGCACGAGGAGCATCCCCTGAGGCTGCCGATAATGTGAAGAAGTGGTAG
- a CDS encoding TrbI F-type domain-containing protein, with protein MSDQVHTSHSLALKLVATAALVAALLWGAWVTREIASSPEQRIVTVRLAETIGSFVEEAARADADPAAVQAASLAYLQAAENAVAEMGNDGRVLLMAEAVLAGAAEDATPELERRIAQKLDPKTLEDGEQP; from the coding sequence ATGTCTGATCAGGTCCACACTTCGCATTCGCTCGCTCTCAAACTGGTAGCCACCGCAGCCCTGGTTGCGGCGCTGCTCTGGGGCGCCTGGGTGACGCGCGAGATCGCCAGCTCTCCTGAGCAGCGCATCGTCACCGTCCGCCTCGCCGAAACCATCGGAAGCTTCGTCGAGGAGGCCGCGCGCGCCGATGCCGATCCGGCAGCGGTTCAGGCCGCAAGCCTTGCCTACCTCCAGGCTGCGGAAAACGCGGTTGCCGAGATGGGGAACGATGGCCGCGTGCTGCTGATGGCAGAAGCGGTTCTTGCAGGGGCCGCCGAAGATGCGACCCCCGAACTCGAGCGCCGTATCGCCCAAAAGCTTGATCCCAAGACACTCGAAGATGGAGAGCAGCCATGA
- the trbC gene encoding type-F conjugative transfer system pilin assembly protein TrbC has product MRNAFPLLVTISLATAAAFAAASAQESSPELDLAEIRARASEHTADAEALATSVRTKADALAEDARAAQQTAYDNRTAYAETAQATADTGPLDLDGMIRAQADAELAAMGETPRFIAFASLGMPEPSLKALVRDVSRAGGVTVLRGFPQGDSARFKKRIAAIWSDGSEAGALGIDPRLFRAFDIEVAPSFVMIASDFAPCDGFNCSDIIPPHDRIAGNISVAEVLDTFASGRGPGAQLARMHLRRLEGERP; this is encoded by the coding sequence ATGAGAAACGCCTTCCCCCTGCTCGTCACTATCAGCCTTGCAACCGCCGCCGCCTTTGCCGCCGCGTCTGCGCAGGAGAGTTCGCCCGAACTCGATCTTGCTGAAATCCGCGCTCGCGCCAGTGAGCATACTGCCGATGCCGAAGCGCTCGCCACGTCGGTAAGGACCAAGGCCGATGCGCTGGCAGAAGACGCGCGCGCCGCTCAGCAAACGGCCTATGATAACCGCACAGCCTATGCAGAAACGGCGCAAGCGACTGCGGATACCGGCCCGCTCGATCTTGATGGCATGATCCGCGCTCAGGCCGATGCGGAATTGGCAGCGATGGGCGAGACGCCCCGGTTCATTGCCTTCGCTTCGCTGGGAATGCCCGAACCATCGCTCAAGGCGCTGGTGCGCGATGTCTCGAGAGCCGGCGGCGTCACCGTGCTGCGCGGATTCCCGCAAGGCGACAGCGCGCGCTTCAAGAAGCGCATCGCTGCGATCTGGAGCGATGGTAGCGAGGCCGGTGCGCTCGGGATAGACCCGCGCCTGTTCCGCGCCTTCGATATCGAGGTCGCGCCGAGCTTCGTTATGATCGCGAGCGACTTCGCCCCCTGCGACGGGTTCAACTGCAGCGATATCATCCCGCCGCACGACCGCATTGCAGGCAATATCAGCGTTGCCGAAGTGCTCGATACCTTTGCTTCGGGACGCGGTCCGGGCGCGCAGCTCGCACGCATGCATCTCCGCCGCCTCGAAGGAGAGCGGCCATGA
- the traW gene encoding type-F conjugative transfer system protein TraW, with product MRSLLPLGALLLAALPASLQARDYGQRGAVFPVIERDLLEQIHSRLTAMEASGETARLNQELKRRTIARVNRPDPVGGLIRASENRSWPFDPTITLAADIRGAKGELIHAAGTQVNPLDSVKLRSDLLFLDGDDPAQIRWALRQDANAKLILVKGAPLELMKARQRRFYFDQRGKLTEKFGIKAVPARVRQNGRVLEVSEIALPPRKAQP from the coding sequence ATGCGTTCCCTCCTTCCGCTGGGTGCACTTCTCCTCGCTGCACTCCCGGCAAGCCTTCAGGCACGCGACTATGGTCAACGCGGCGCGGTCTTCCCGGTCATCGAGCGCGACCTCTTGGAACAAATACATTCGCGCCTCACCGCAATGGAAGCCTCGGGCGAGACTGCCCGGCTCAACCAGGAATTGAAGCGACGCACCATCGCGCGGGTCAACCGGCCTGACCCAGTCGGCGGCCTGATCCGCGCGAGCGAAAATCGCAGCTGGCCGTTCGATCCGACGATCACGCTTGCCGCCGATATCCGCGGCGCCAAAGGCGAACTGATCCATGCTGCCGGAACGCAGGTCAATCCGCTCGACAGCGTCAAGCTACGTTCCGACCTCCTGTTCCTCGACGGCGATGATCCGGCGCAGATCCGCTGGGCACTGAGACAGGACGCCAATGCCAAGCTGATCCTCGTGAAAGGCGCACCGCTCGAGCTGATGAAGGCCCGCCAGCGCCGCTTCTATTTCGACCAGCGCGGAAAGCTCACCGAGAAATTTGGCATCAAGGCCGTCCCCGCGCGCGTGCGCCAGAACGGGCGCGTCCTCGAAGTGAGCGAGATCGCGCTGCCGCCCCGAAAGGCCCAGCCATGA
- a CDS encoding S26 family signal peptidase, with translation MRLPLRLRRPLLLSGLVLLPFAWAPLDAFSKDHAFLINASPSLPNWAFWLDKKAPIARGSLIFFEPPRSELVETHFGQAPQMFGKRVLGMPGDIVRHEDDGVFINGKKVATRLEVTRLGIPLTRGPEGAIPDNCYYTGTGHPRGLDSRYAEIGLVCRGQILGSGRAIL, from the coding sequence ATGAGACTGCCACTCCGCTTGCGCCGCCCCTTGCTTCTGTCCGGCCTCGTCCTGCTGCCTTTTGCTTGGGCACCGCTCGATGCTTTCAGCAAGGACCACGCCTTCCTCATCAATGCCAGCCCGAGCCTCCCCAACTGGGCTTTCTGGCTCGATAAAAAGGCACCAATCGCGCGCGGTAGCCTGATATTCTTCGAGCCGCCGCGAAGCGAACTCGTCGAGACACATTTCGGTCAAGCACCGCAAATGTTCGGCAAGCGCGTGCTGGGCATGCCCGGCGATATCGTGCGCCACGAGGACGATGGAGTGTTCATCAATGGCAAGAAGGTCGCGACGCGGCTTGAGGTCACCCGCCTTGGCATTCCGCTCACGCGCGGTCCCGAAGGCGCGATACCGGACAATTGCTACTACACCGGAACGGGCCATCCGCGCGGCCTCGACAGCCGCTACGCAGAGATCGGGCTCGTGTGTCGCGGGCAAATCCTCGGCAGCGGGAGGGCGATCCTGTGA
- the traU gene encoding conjugal transfer pilus assembly protein TraU, with the protein MSSIRAFLILVTAALSLALSSPASADAGPGKCTGQFVNPITDICWSCLFPISVGGLEIWPSNRPDPDNPDLPVCLCGLRPGIAMGFWEPVRLADVSMKPWCFVNLGGMKLDPGFDIGFRSISGPSAVGGASQYYSSWHVHWYAYPLIYWMEIVADFLCLEPGSIDILYISEIDPLWQDSELTAIINPEAVLFANPLALAACAADCAASTANLPLDEMFWCAGCQGSMYPMNGNVSASIGHVQASRLVLSRFAYKLHRELVSWGTMGSKGLCGKYLMPVMRKQQYRFQATNPNPATKGRYACPPIGASTTFQSPGQVIPAIGEDMGYLVWRKRNCCAL; encoded by the coding sequence ATGAGCAGCATCCGCGCCTTCCTCATCCTCGTTACAGCGGCATTGTCGCTCGCTCTTTCCTCACCGGCCTCAGCCGATGCCGGTCCGGGCAAATGCACCGGGCAGTTCGTCAATCCGATCACCGACATCTGCTGGTCGTGCCTGTTCCCGATATCTGTCGGCGGGCTCGAGATCTGGCCGAGCAACCGTCCCGATCCCGACAACCCCGACCTGCCCGTGTGTCTGTGCGGGCTCCGGCCCGGCATCGCGATGGGGTTCTGGGAGCCGGTGCGGCTTGCCGATGTCAGCATGAAGCCGTGGTGCTTCGTCAATTTGGGCGGGATGAAGCTCGATCCCGGCTTCGATATCGGCTTCCGCTCAATCTCGGGTCCCTCGGCGGTGGGCGGCGCGAGTCAGTATTATTCGAGCTGGCACGTCCACTGGTACGCCTATCCGCTGATCTACTGGATGGAGATCGTTGCCGATTTCCTGTGCCTCGAGCCGGGTTCGATCGACATCCTCTATATCTCCGAGATCGATCCGCTGTGGCAGGACAGCGAGCTTACCGCGATCATCAACCCCGAAGCGGTTCTCTTCGCCAACCCGCTGGCGCTCGCCGCCTGCGCGGCGGATTGCGCTGCATCGACCGCTAACCTGCCGCTCGACGAAATGTTCTGGTGCGCAGGCTGCCAGGGTTCGATGTATCCGATGAACGGCAATGTCTCGGCCTCGATCGGACACGTCCAGGCCTCGCGGCTCGTGCTCTCGCGCTTTGCCTACAAGCTCCACCGCGAACTCGTCTCGTGGGGCACGATGGGCTCCAAAGGTCTTTGCGGAAAATATCTGATGCCGGTGATGCGCAAGCAGCAATACCGCTTCCAGGCCACCAATCCCAATCCGGCAACCAAGGGCCGTTACGCCTGCCCGCCCATCGGTGCCTCCACCACCTTCCAGTCCCCCGGACAGGTCATTCCCGCCATCGGCGAAGACATGGGATACCTCGTCTGGCGCAAGAGGAATTGCTGCGCGCTATGA
- a CDS encoding conjugal transfer protein TraH, whose protein sequence is MISSIRNAALTLAAASMVTSPVAANVGDSMDRFMDDMGAAANVTGPTAFEGQSAGYYSLGNVWTRFPQKTTNIANLQLPRARAGCGGIDIFAGSFSFINASEMVALLKAVANNAVGFAFSLAIDTVCPECNKIMQEFSQKAQLMNNLSINSCEMAQGLVGGLWPKGDLADKAICEAIGNSEGIFTDYAAAKHGCGTRGQRASTNEGAGTDYADINPGVARNYTWHVLKKSAFFNPGGTFDRELAEYAMTLIGTVIYVPPKDDEAGKFVPFAGDASSTLVSALLDGTQGQTVRVFRCDETDLCLNPTFEQMSLSNAKAIRPRVALLIGNMVDAIRTDTAIGNAEKELLQVASVPLYKILTVEAAYGRGMPTDDRDTLAEIASIDLLYAILDRIVSEAGRSMASFIAADEAKLAIWRGQVAEVRSGLVQRQATGQAKVSAIMQIIEKTAMIENALAASMSPSMSAALDWSRGLQSRSIIP, encoded by the coding sequence ATGATTTCTAGCATTCGCAATGCGGCGCTGACCCTCGCCGCTGCCAGCATGGTCACCTCACCTGTCGCCGCCAATGTCGGCGACAGCATGGACCGATTCATGGACGACATGGGCGCTGCGGCCAATGTAACCGGCCCGACCGCCTTCGAAGGCCAGTCGGCGGGCTATTACAGCCTCGGCAATGTCTGGACGCGCTTCCCGCAGAAGACGACCAATATCGCCAATCTTCAACTCCCTCGAGCCCGCGCCGGCTGCGGCGGGATAGATATCTTCGCCGGCTCTTTTTCCTTCATCAATGCAAGCGAGATGGTCGCGCTCTTGAAAGCCGTGGCGAACAACGCGGTCGGGTTCGCCTTCAGTCTTGCGATCGATACCGTCTGTCCCGAGTGCAACAAGATCATGCAGGAGTTCAGCCAGAAGGCTCAGCTCATGAACAACCTGTCGATCAACTCCTGCGAAATGGCGCAGGGGCTGGTCGGAGGCCTCTGGCCCAAAGGCGATCTCGCCGACAAGGCGATCTGCGAAGCGATCGGCAATTCCGAAGGCATCTTCACCGACTATGCCGCGGCCAAGCACGGCTGCGGCACACGCGGCCAGCGCGCTTCGACCAACGAGGGCGCCGGTACCGACTACGCCGACATCAATCCGGGTGTAGCCCGCAACTACACCTGGCACGTCCTCAAAAAGAGCGCCTTCTTCAATCCCGGCGGGACATTCGACCGCGAGCTTGCCGAATACGCGATGACGCTCATCGGCACGGTGATCTACGTGCCGCCCAAGGACGACGAGGCAGGCAAGTTTGTTCCTTTTGCGGGCGATGCGTCCTCAACTCTGGTGAGCGCGCTGCTCGACGGGACACAGGGCCAGACCGTGCGCGTGTTTCGCTGCGACGAGACCGATCTCTGCCTCAATCCTACATTCGAGCAGATGAGTCTTTCCAACGCCAAGGCCATCCGCCCGCGCGTCGCGCTCCTCATCGGCAACATGGTCGATGCAATCCGCACCGATACCGCGATCGGGAATGCAGAGAAGGAACTGCTGCAGGTCGCCTCGGTCCCCTTGTACAAGATCCTCACGGTCGAGGCCGCTTATGGTCGCGGCATGCCCACCGACGATCGCGACACGCTCGCCGAGATCGCCAGTATCGACCTCCTATATGCAATCCTCGACCGCATTGTGTCGGAAGCCGGGCGCTCGATGGCGAGCTTCATCGCCGCCGACGAAGCCAAGCTTGCAATCTGGCGCGGCCAGGTCGCCGAGGTGCGCTCTGGTCTCGTCCAGCGGCAGGCCACCGGACAGGCCAAGGTCTCGGCGATCATGCAGATCATCGAGAAGACCGCGATGATCGAGAACGCGCTCGCTGCCTCGATGTCACCTTCGATGTCCGCCGCGCTCGATTGGTCGCGCGGGCTCCAGTCGCGCTCGATCATTCCTTGA
- a CDS encoding conjugal transfer protein TraN — MRPTQSLRLGLLAFLAVAAPLSAQQQDARAEGKAFGESLRSEAQAAARSQPNASTLPNYDRNAVRDLETLADNPDRIESNAGAAATGHQGYRAMRDSIANRARFDRQDIEDVIARSLAINETPLDYTSGMEISGSQGKCVALPPGSGSAGTYTATCNTGTRIDQSAGQCAVPLAAKVTQRQQWHYLCNDTGIYQGLPWCSAFDGGSCRITGYRPGPCLQWWQDQFTRYCTEPGDPIAEISCDAPDARYTPYAVTTDSTVDTVPDESQCTGFADNGDCTLDAEICTDSDPQTRVVDGVSVTRPCWEWQRSYTCTSREAATDCSDIESQGTCRFVREECLTDEIPCETWERIYECPLPDTDNTTQYVCDGDVYCIDGSCETIERTANDEFKDAVTALHAMDEARGQFDPNTLTLFRGTRNTCSSKVFGVLNCCKGKGFPLIPGISLLVALGCDREEVLLHQRDAQGLCAYVGTYCSKKFLGVCLTKKKAYCCFESKLSRILQEQGRKQLPKPWDKPKEEQCEGFTLDEFAQLDLSRMDFSEVYAEFTEAARLPDELETSILIQQKIDDYYARGGP; from the coding sequence ATGAGACCCACCCAATCGCTTCGCCTTGGACTGCTTGCCTTTCTGGCCGTCGCCGCGCCCCTCTCCGCGCAGCAACAGGACGCGCGGGCCGAGGGAAAGGCCTTTGGCGAAAGCCTGCGCAGCGAAGCGCAGGCAGCCGCCAGGTCGCAGCCCAACGCATCCACCCTCCCCAATTATGATCGCAACGCAGTGCGCGACCTTGAAACGCTCGCCGATAATCCCGACCGGATCGAGAGCAATGCCGGGGCGGCGGCCACCGGACACCAGGGCTATCGCGCGATGCGCGACAGCATCGCCAACCGCGCGCGTTTCGACAGGCAAGACATTGAAGACGTGATCGCGCGAAGCCTCGCGATCAACGAGACGCCGCTCGACTACACCAGCGGCATGGAGATCTCGGGCAGCCAGGGCAAATGCGTTGCCCTGCCGCCCGGCTCGGGCTCGGCGGGAACGTACACCGCGACCTGCAACACCGGCACGCGGATCGACCAGTCGGCGGGCCAATGCGCGGTTCCACTCGCTGCCAAGGTGACCCAGCGCCAGCAATGGCATTACCTCTGCAACGACACCGGCATCTATCAGGGACTTCCATGGTGCTCCGCATTCGATGGCGGCTCGTGCCGCATAACCGGCTATCGCCCAGGTCCATGTCTGCAATGGTGGCAGGACCAGTTTACCCGCTACTGCACCGAGCCTGGCGATCCGATCGCCGAAATCTCCTGCGATGCGCCCGATGCCCGTTACACGCCCTATGCGGTAACCACCGACAGCACGGTCGACACCGTTCCAGACGAGAGCCAGTGCACGGGCTTTGCCGACAATGGCGACTGCACGCTCGACGCAGAGATTTGCACCGATTCAGATCCACAAACCCGCGTGGTCGATGGCGTCTCGGTCACCCGGCCCTGCTGGGAATGGCAGCGCAGCTACACCTGCACCTCGCGCGAAGCGGCAACCGATTGCTCGGATATCGAAAGCCAGGGCACCTGCCGGTTTGTCCGCGAGGAATGCCTCACCGACGAGATCCCATGCGAGACTTGGGAGCGCATCTACGAATGCCCGCTGCCCGATACCGACAACACCACGCAGTATGTTTGCGACGGCGATGTCTATTGCATCGACGGCAGCTGCGAGACGATCGAGCGCACCGCGAATGACGAGTTCAAGGATGCGGTCACCGCGCTCCATGCGATGGACGAGGCGCGCGGACAATTCGATCCCAACACGCTCACCCTGTTCCGCGGCACCCGAAACACCTGCTCGTCCAAGGTCTTCGGCGTGCTCAATTGCTGTAAGGGCAAGGGTTTCCCGCTCATTCCGGGGATCAGCCTGCTGGTCGCGCTCGGCTGCGACCGCGAGGAAGTGCTGCTCCACCAGCGCGATGCGCAAGGCCTCTGCGCCTATGTCGGCACATACTGTTCGAAGAAATTTCTCGGCGTCTGCCTGACCAAGAAGAAGGCCTATTGCTGCTTTGAGAGCAAGCTCTCGCGCATCCTGCAGGAACAGGGTCGCAAGCAACTCCCCAAGCCCTGGGACAAGCCCAAAGAAGAACAATGCGAGGGGTTCACTCTCGACGAGTTCGCGCAGCTCGATCTTTCCCGGATGGATTTCAGCGAAGTCTACGCCGAGTTCACCGAAGCCGCGCGGCTGCCCGACGAACTCGAAACCAGCATCCTCATTCAGCAGAAGATTGACGACTACTACGCAAGGGGCGGCCCATGA